The Pseudomonas baetica genome includes a region encoding these proteins:
- the ribBA gene encoding bifunctional 3,4-dihydroxy-2-butanone-4-phosphate synthase/GTP cyclohydrolase II: MAFNSIEEIIEDYRLGKMVLLVDDEDRENEGDLLLAADCCTPEAISFMAREARGLICLTLTDDHCQRLGLEQMVPSNGSVFSTAFTVSIEAAVGVTTGISAADRACTVAAAVAKDARAEDLVQPGHIFPLRAKEGGVLTRAGHTEAGCDLARLAGFTPASVIVEVMNDDGTMARRPDLEVFGRKHGIKIGTIADLIHYRLSTEHTIERIGERELPTVHGTFRLITFEDRIEGGVHMAMVMGDLRREEPTLVRVHVIDPLRDLVGAEYSGPTNWTLWAALQRVAAEGHGVVVVLANHESSQALLERVPQLTQPPRQFSRSQSRIYSEVGTGAQILQNLGVGKLRHLGPPLKYAGLTGYDLEVVESIPYTE, from the coding sequence ATGGCCTTCAACAGCATCGAAGAAATCATCGAAGATTATCGCCTCGGCAAAATGGTGCTGCTGGTCGATGACGAAGACCGGGAAAACGAAGGCGACCTGTTACTCGCCGCCGATTGCTGCACACCCGAGGCGATCAGCTTCATGGCCCGTGAAGCGCGTGGCCTGATCTGCCTGACCTTGACTGACGATCACTGTCAGCGTTTGGGTCTGGAGCAGATGGTGCCCAGCAACGGCAGCGTGTTCAGTACCGCGTTCACGGTGTCGATTGAAGCGGCGGTCGGCGTCACCACCGGTATTTCCGCCGCCGACCGCGCCTGTACGGTTGCCGCCGCCGTGGCAAAAGATGCCCGCGCCGAAGATCTGGTGCAGCCCGGTCACATCTTCCCGCTGCGCGCCAAGGAAGGAGGCGTGCTGACCCGCGCCGGGCACACTGAGGCCGGTTGCGATCTGGCCCGCCTCGCCGGTTTCACCCCGGCATCGGTCATCGTCGAGGTGATGAACGACGACGGCACCATGGCTCGTCGCCCGGATCTGGAAGTGTTCGGACGCAAGCACGGGATCAAGATCGGCACCATCGCCGACCTGATCCACTACCGGCTGAGCACCGAACACACCATCGAGCGGATTGGCGAACGTGAGCTGCCGACGGTGCACGGCACGTTCCGTTTGATCACTTTTGAGGATCGCATCGAGGGCGGCGTGCACATGGCGATGGTCATGGGCGATTTGCGTCGCGAAGAGCCAACGCTGGTGCGCGTGCACGTGATCGATCCGCTGCGGGATCTGGTTGGCGCCGAGTACAGCGGGCCGACCAACTGGACGTTGTGGGCCGCTTTGCAACGGGTCGCGGCCGAGGGGCATGGGGTTGTCGTGGTGCTGGCCAATCATGAATCGTCGCAGGCGCTGCTGGAACGGGTGCCGCAATTGACCCAACCGCCACGGCAATTCAGCCGCTCGCAATCGCGGATTTATTCGGAGGTGGGGACCGGGGCGCAGATTCTGCAGAACCTTGGGGTGGGTAAGCTGCGCCATCTCGGCCCGCCGCTCAAGTACGCCGGGTTGACTGGTTATGACCTGGAAGTGGTTGAGAGCATCCCCTACACCGAATAA
- a CDS encoding ABC transporter substrate-binding protein, translating into MVLNKAATAIFFAGLLSVTGQAAMAAESVNFVSWGGSTQDAQKQAWADPFSKASGITVVQDGPTDYGKLKAMVESGNVQWDVVDVEADFALRAAAEGLLEPLDFNVIQRDRIDPRFVSDHGVGSFFFSFVLGYNEGKLGANKPQDWSALFDTKTYPGKRALYKWPSPGVLELALLADGVAADKLYPLDLDRAFKKLDTIKKDIVWWGGGAQSQQLLASGEASMGQFWNGRIHALQEDGAPVGVSWKQNLVMADILVIPKGSKNKDAAMKFLANASSAKGQADFSNLTAYAPVNLDSVERLDSTLAPNLPTAYAKDQITLDFAYWAKNGQAIATRWNEWLVK; encoded by the coding sequence ATGGTGTTGAACAAAGCTGCAACCGCGATCTTTTTTGCGGGACTGCTCAGCGTGACCGGCCAGGCTGCAATGGCCGCCGAAAGCGTGAATTTTGTCAGTTGGGGCGGAAGCACCCAGGATGCGCAGAAACAGGCCTGGGCCGATCCGTTCAGCAAGGCCAGCGGCATCACCGTCGTGCAGGACGGCCCAACCGACTACGGCAAACTCAAAGCCATGGTCGAGAGCGGCAACGTGCAATGGGACGTGGTCGATGTCGAAGCCGATTTCGCCTTGCGCGCCGCCGCTGAAGGCCTGCTCGAACCCCTCGATTTCAACGTCATCCAGCGCGACAGGATCGACCCGCGTTTCGTCAGCGACCACGGCGTCGGCTCGTTCTTCTTCTCCTTTGTCCTCGGCTACAACGAGGGCAAGCTCGGCGCCAACAAACCGCAGGACTGGAGCGCGCTGTTCGACACCAAGACCTACCCCGGCAAACGCGCCCTGTACAAATGGCCAAGCCCGGGCGTACTCGAACTGGCGCTGCTGGCCGATGGCGTCGCCGCCGACAAGCTTTACCCGCTGGATCTGGATCGCGCTTTCAAGAAACTCGACACCATCAAGAAAGACATCGTCTGGTGGGGCGGCGGCGCGCAGTCGCAGCAACTGCTGGCGTCCGGTGAAGCGAGCATGGGCCAGTTCTGGAACGGCCGCATTCACGCCCTGCAAGAAGATGGCGCGCCGGTCGGTGTGAGCTGGAAGCAGAACCTGGTCATGGCCGACATTCTGGTCATCCCCAAGGGCTCGAAAAACAAGGACGCGGCGATGAAGTTCCTGGCCAACGCCAGCAGCGCCAAGGGCCAGGCTGACTTCTCCAACCTGACCGCCTACGCCCCGGTCAACCTCGACAGTGTGGAGCGTCTGGATTCGACGCTGGCTCCCAACCTGCCGACTGCCTACGCTAAGGATCAGATCACTCTTGATTTCGCGTACTGGGCCAAAAACGGCCAGGCCATCGCGACACGGTGGAACGAATGGCTGGTCAAATGA
- a CDS encoding ABC transporter permease, which translates to MLLTPNAMSRRMRFGLYATTGLIGLFLLLPIVFIVLLSFGSSQWLVFPPPGWTLKWYGQFFSNPDWMNAAAASLKVAVLTTICAVALGLPTAFALVRGRFPGREMLYGLFTLPMIVPLVIIAVAVYALFLKLGYTGTMFAFVVSHVIVALPFTIISIINSLKLFDQSIEDAAVICGASRLQAVFKVTFPAIRPGMVAGALFAFLVSWDEVVLSVMMASPTLQTLPVKMWTTLRQDLTPVIAVASTLLIGLSVLVMVIAAALRRRNEISA; encoded by the coding sequence ATGCTCCTGACTCCCAATGCGATGAGCCGCCGCATGCGCTTCGGCCTCTACGCCACCACCGGGCTGATCGGTCTGTTCCTGCTGTTGCCGATCGTGTTCATCGTGCTGCTGTCGTTCGGCTCGTCACAGTGGCTGGTATTCCCGCCGCCGGGCTGGACGCTGAAATGGTACGGCCAGTTCTTCTCCAACCCTGACTGGATGAACGCCGCTGCCGCCAGCCTAAAGGTCGCTGTGCTGACTACGATCTGCGCCGTGGCCCTCGGTTTGCCGACGGCGTTTGCGCTGGTGCGCGGACGTTTCCCAGGCCGAGAAATGCTCTACGGTTTGTTCACCCTGCCGATGATCGTGCCGCTGGTGATCATCGCCGTAGCAGTGTACGCGCTGTTCCTCAAGCTCGGTTACACCGGGACGATGTTCGCCTTCGTCGTCAGTCATGTGATCGTCGCGCTGCCGTTCACTATCATCTCGATCATCAACTCGCTGAAGCTGTTTGATCAGTCGATTGAAGACGCGGCGGTGATCTGCGGTGCCTCGCGCCTGCAAGCGGTGTTCAAGGTGACGTTTCCGGCGATCCGTCCGGGCATGGTTGCCGGCGCCCTCTTCGCCTTCCTCGTTTCGTGGGACGAAGTGGTGCTCAGCGTGATGATGGCCAGCCCGACCCTGCAAACCCTTCCCGTGAAAATGTGGACCACCTTGCGCCAGGACCTGACGCCAGTGATCGCCGTCGCTTCGACGCTGCTGATTGGCTTGTCGGTATTGGTCATGGTCATCGCCGCCGCATTGCGCCGGCGCAACGAAATCAGCGCCTGA
- a CDS encoding GntR family transcriptional regulator has protein sequence MKRQPLDDSFKVNRNPVTLREIVLDKLRSAIMNFQLMPGDRLVERDLCDRLGVSRTSVREALRHLESEGLVEFADAKGPRVAIITLADAVDIYELRCVLEGLIVQLFTLRAKAKDIKALEKALDDNRKALKDGELQQVIDSVQGFYDVLLEGSGNHVAATQLRQLQARISYLRATSVSQQNRRGASNHEMEKMVEAIKSGDPLAAHQACVDHVRAAAAVALDYLKRKQEETGAVPAITLPIALKEPRIGH, from the coding sequence ATGAAACGCCAGCCACTCGACGACAGCTTCAAGGTCAATCGCAACCCCGTTACCCTGCGCGAAATCGTGCTGGATAAACTGCGTAGCGCGATCATGAATTTCCAGCTTATGCCAGGGGATCGTCTGGTCGAACGCGATCTGTGCGATCGCCTGGGCGTGAGCCGCACGTCGGTGCGCGAAGCCTTGCGTCACCTCGAATCCGAAGGTCTGGTGGAGTTCGCCGACGCCAAGGGCCCGCGCGTCGCCATCATTACACTGGCCGATGCCGTTGATATCTATGAGCTGCGTTGCGTGCTCGAAGGTTTGATCGTGCAGCTGTTCACCCTGCGCGCCAAAGCCAAGGACATCAAAGCCCTGGAAAAAGCCCTCGATGACAACCGCAAGGCACTCAAGGACGGCGAGTTGCAGCAGGTGATCGATTCGGTGCAGGGTTTCTACGACGTGCTGCTCGAAGGCTCGGGCAACCATGTCGCGGCCACGCAACTGCGTCAGTTGCAGGCACGCATCAGTTACCTGCGGGCGACTTCGGTGTCTCAGCAAAACCGTCGCGGCGCGAGTAACCATGAGATGGAAAAAATGGTCGAAGCGATCAAGAGTGGCGATCCACTGGCGGCGCATCAGGCGTGCGTCGATCACGTGCGTGCCGCGGCTGCTGTCGCTCTCGATTACCTCAAGCGCAAGCAGGAAGAAACAGGCGCCGTGCCTGCGATCACCCTGCCCATTGCGCTGAAAGAACCTCGTATAGGTCACTGA
- a CDS encoding NUDIX hydrolase translates to MSSPSYCPKCGGPDLGQQVPPGDTHERLMCRGCGYIHYVNPKIIAGCIIEQDGKYLLCQRAIPPRPGTWTLPAGFMESGETTEQAALREVWEESGVRAEIVSPYSIFSVPKISEVYIIFRASALEITGQYGPETLDYKFFAPEDIPWEQIYYPAIRQILERYIEERQAGVYGIYMGNDDSGKIHFIR, encoded by the coding sequence ATGTCCAGCCCGAGCTATTGCCCGAAATGCGGTGGCCCTGACCTCGGTCAGCAGGTGCCGCCGGGCGATACGCACGAGCGCCTGATGTGCCGCGGCTGCGGCTACATCCACTACGTCAATCCGAAGATCATTGCCGGCTGCATCATCGAGCAGGACGGCAAATACCTCCTGTGCCAACGGGCGATCCCTCCACGTCCGGGCACCTGGACGCTGCCAGCCGGTTTCATGGAAAGCGGCGAGACCACCGAACAGGCGGCGCTGCGTGAAGTCTGGGAAGAAAGCGGTGTGCGTGCGGAAATCGTCTCGCCGTACTCGATCTTCAGCGTGCCGAAGATCAGCGAGGTGTACATCATCTTCCGCGCCAGCGCGCTGGAGATCACCGGCCAGTACGGCCCGGAAACCCTCGACTATAAATTCTTCGCCCCCGAAGACATCCCGTGGGAACAGATCTATTACCCGGCGATCCGGCAGATCCTCGAACGCTATATCGAGGAGCGCCAGGCCGGGGTGTATGGCATCTACATGGGCAATGACGACAGCGGCAAGATCCACTTTATCCGCTGA
- a CDS encoding carboxymuconolactone decarboxylase family protein: protein MSNEKYEKGLKIRTQVLGEAYVQRSIENADDFTRPLQEMVTEYCWGHVWGREGLSLKERSMINLAMISALNRPHELKLHVRGALRNGLSREQIREILLQVGIYCGVPAAVDSFRLAREAFAEADAEASS from the coding sequence ATGAGTAACGAAAAGTACGAAAAAGGCCTGAAGATCCGCACCCAGGTGCTCGGCGAAGCCTACGTACAGCGCTCGATCGAGAACGCCGACGACTTCACCCGTCCCTTGCAGGAGATGGTCACCGAATACTGCTGGGGCCATGTCTGGGGTCGCGAGGGGTTGTCGCTCAAGGAGCGCAGCATGATCAACCTGGCGATGATCTCGGCGCTCAACCGTCCGCACGAACTCAAGCTGCATGTGCGTGGCGCCTTGCGTAACGGCCTGAGTCGTGAGCAAATACGCGAAATTCTGCTTCAGGTCGGCATTTATTGCGGCGTCCCGGCGGCCGTGGACAGTTTCCGGCTCGCCCGTGAAGCCTTCGCCGAAGCCGACGCCGAGGCCTCCAGTTAA
- a CDS encoding ABC transporter permease produces MKMAATASRPSTATGSAASAAGSAEGKQAIAMSFKQRWRGAGNLAPALLFIGLFFLAPLIGLLLRGVLEPTPGIGNYEQLFANSAYARVLLNTFSVAGLVTLFSLLLGFPLAWAITLVPRGWGRWILNIVLLSMWTSLLARTYSWLVLLQASGVINKALMAMGIIDQPLEMVHNLTGVVIGMSYIMIPFIVLPLQATMQAIDPMILQAGSICGASPWTNFFRVFLPLCRPGLASGGLMVFVMSLGYYVTPALLGGAQNMMLPEFIIQQVQSFLNWGLASAGAALLIAITLVLFYFYLKLQPESPVGASNAR; encoded by the coding sequence ATGAAAATGGCAGCCACGGCGTCCCGTCCCTCCACTGCCACCGGGAGCGCCGCAAGCGCTGCCGGTTCGGCCGAAGGAAAACAGGCGATTGCGATGTCCTTCAAACAACGCTGGCGCGGCGCCGGCAACCTCGCCCCGGCGCTGCTATTCATCGGCCTGTTCTTTCTGGCGCCGTTGATTGGCCTGCTGTTGCGCGGCGTGCTCGAACCGACGCCGGGCATTGGCAACTATGAACAACTGTTCGCCAACTCGGCGTATGCCCGAGTACTGCTCAACACCTTTTCGGTGGCCGGGCTGGTGACGCTGTTCAGCCTGTTGCTGGGCTTTCCGCTGGCCTGGGCGATCACTCTGGTGCCGCGCGGCTGGGGGCGCTGGATTCTCAACATCGTGCTGCTGTCGATGTGGACCAGCCTGCTCGCCCGCACCTATTCGTGGCTGGTGCTGCTGCAAGCGTCCGGTGTGATCAACAAGGCCTTGATGGCGATGGGCATCATCGATCAACCGCTGGAAATGGTGCACAACCTCACCGGCGTGGTGATCGGCATGAGCTACATCATGATCCCGTTCATCGTGCTGCCGTTGCAGGCGACCATGCAGGCCATCGACCCGATGATTCTGCAGGCCGGTTCGATTTGCGGTGCCAGTCCGTGGACCAACTTCTTCCGGGTGTTCCTGCCGCTGTGCCGGCCGGGTCTGGCCTCCGGTGGCTTGATGGTGTTCGTCATGTCGCTCGGTTACTACGTCACCCCGGCACTGCTTGGTGGGGCGCAGAACATGATGCTGCCGGAGTTCATCATTCAGCAGGTGCAATCGTTTCTCAACTGGGGCCTGGCCAGTGCCGGCGCTGCGTTGCTGATCGCGATCACTCTGGTGCTGTTCTACTTCTACCTGAAGCTTCAGCCGGAATCCCCGGTTGGCGCCAGTAACGCGAGGTAA
- a CDS encoding crotonase/enoyl-CoA hydratase family protein, producing MNEANSGPGRVTREQRGQLFLIGLDRAGKRNAFDSAMLTDLALAIGEYERNDELRCAVLFAHGEHFTAGLDLMELTPKLVSGAFKYPEEGIDPWGVSKPRRRKPVVVAIEGICWTAGIELMLNADISIAATNARFAHLEVLRGISPAGGSTVRFTRAAGWTAAMRYMLTAEEFDADAALHMRLLTEVVAPGQTLARAIEYAERIAKAAPLAILATLQSAFLAQDQGDDAALSKLDEQLLALIKTEDVREGVMAMMQKREPQFKGR from the coding sequence ATGAACGAAGCCAACAGTGGCCCCGGCCGAGTCACCCGCGAACAACGCGGTCAGTTGTTTTTGATCGGTCTGGATCGCGCCGGCAAACGCAACGCATTCGACAGTGCAATGCTGACGGACCTGGCATTGGCCATCGGCGAGTATGAGCGCAATGACGAACTCCGCTGCGCCGTGCTGTTCGCGCATGGCGAGCACTTCACCGCAGGCCTGGACTTGATGGAGCTGACGCCGAAACTGGTGTCAGGCGCCTTCAAGTATCCTGAAGAAGGCATCGACCCATGGGGCGTTTCCAAACCGCGCAGGCGTAAACCGGTGGTGGTTGCCATTGAAGGCATTTGCTGGACGGCGGGCATCGAATTGATGCTCAACGCCGATATCAGCATTGCCGCCACCAATGCCCGTTTCGCTCATCTGGAAGTGTTGCGCGGGATCTCTCCCGCCGGCGGTTCCACCGTGCGCTTCACCCGCGCAGCGGGCTGGACCGCCGCCATGCGCTACATGCTCACGGCGGAAGAGTTCGATGCCGATGCCGCCCTGCACATGCGCCTGCTGACCGAAGTGGTCGCACCCGGCCAGACTCTGGCACGCGCCATCGAATACGCCGAACGCATTGCCAAGGCTGCGCCTCTGGCGATTCTGGCGACGCTGCAATCGGCGTTTCTGGCGCAGGATCAGGGAGACGATGCGGCACTGTCGAAGCTTGATGAACAACTGCTGGCCCTGATCAAAACCGAGGATGTCCGCGAAGGCGTCATGGCGATGATGCAAAAGCGCGAACCGCAGTTCAAAGGTCGCTGA
- a CDS encoding TetR/AcrR family transcriptional regulator — translation MRPLKIPREELLLRCANTFKRLGYHGTTMDVLASACGFTKASFYHHYPNKEALLRDVLDWTHQVINQTLFAVAFDEKLTPQERLSKMGRKAARLFQDDSIGCLMGVVAVDAAYGKSELLEPIRGFFDAWAKAFAHLLEGRVDEVQALLTARQWVADYEGAILLARVYGDAAYIDAVTRRALEHLSACQAPT, via the coding sequence GTGCGACCGTTGAAAATCCCCCGTGAAGAGCTGCTTCTGCGGTGCGCCAATACCTTCAAGCGCCTTGGCTATCATGGCACCACCATGGACGTGCTTGCGTCCGCTTGCGGCTTTACCAAGGCTTCGTTCTATCACCACTATCCGAACAAGGAGGCCTTGCTGCGTGACGTGCTCGACTGGACGCATCAGGTCATCAACCAGACCCTGTTTGCCGTGGCCTTCGACGAAAAACTCACGCCACAAGAACGCCTGAGCAAAATGGGCCGCAAGGCGGCGCGGCTGTTTCAGGATGACTCGATTGGTTGCCTGATGGGCGTGGTGGCGGTCGATGCGGCGTACGGTAAAAGTGAATTGCTGGAGCCGATTCGCGGCTTTTTCGATGCATGGGCCAAGGCGTTTGCGCATTTGCTGGAAGGTCGGGTCGATGAAGTCCAAGCCTTGCTGACCGCTCGACAATGGGTGGCGGATTACGAGGGGGCGATTCTGCTGGCGCGGGTCTATGGTGACGCGGCTTACATTGATGCGGTGACGCGTCGTGCGCTGGAACATTTGAGTGCCTGTCAGGCACCGACATAA
- a CDS encoding transporter substrate-binding domain-containing protein, producing the protein MSAITPAVMADLAPDGVLHAAINFGNPVLAQRGADGAPQGVSVALAKALAAELGVELELRTFDAAGKVFAALEEGVWNLAFLAIEPVREAQIAFSEPYVIIEGTYLVEAQAPYRNVEDLDQPGLRLAVGKGAAYDLFLSRTLQHAQLERAETSAGAVDLFIEQHLDAAAGVRQPLQKVADADARYRVLDGAFTAIRQAMAVPRGREAGAAYVRAFVERKKAEGFVAAALAESGQGDVTVAP; encoded by the coding sequence ATGAGTGCAATCACCCCGGCCGTGATGGCCGATCTCGCGCCCGACGGCGTGCTGCATGCCGCCATCAATTTTGGCAACCCGGTGCTGGCACAGCGCGGGGCAGACGGTGCGCCGCAGGGTGTTTCGGTGGCATTGGCCAAAGCATTGGCTGCCGAGTTGGGTGTCGAATTGGAGCTGCGCACCTTTGATGCGGCGGGCAAGGTTTTCGCGGCGCTGGAGGAGGGCGTGTGGAACCTGGCATTCCTCGCCATCGAGCCGGTGCGTGAGGCGCAGATTGCGTTCAGCGAGCCGTACGTGATTATTGAAGGGACTTATCTGGTCGAAGCGCAGGCACCATATCGCAACGTCGAGGACCTCGATCAGCCAGGATTGCGACTGGCCGTTGGCAAAGGCGCGGCCTACGACCTGTTCCTCAGTCGCACGCTGCAGCACGCACAATTGGAGCGTGCCGAAACCTCGGCGGGTGCCGTTGACCTGTTTATTGAGCAACACCTGGATGCCGCCGCCGGTGTCCGTCAGCCATTGCAGAAAGTCGCGGATGCCGACGCGCGTTACCGCGTGCTGGACGGCGCGTTCACGGCGATTCGCCAGGCCATGGCGGTGCCCCGTGGGCGGGAGGCAGGCGCAGCGTATGTGCGGGCGTTCGTCGAGCGCAAGAAGGCTGAAGGGTTTGTCGCTGCAGCGCTGGCCGAGAGTGGGCAGGGCGATGTGACGGTCGCGCCTTGA
- a CDS encoding flavin reductase family protein encodes MIEPGIYKDVMSSFPSGVTVVTTLDPDGGIVGITASAFSALSIDPALVLFCPNYASDTYPVLRDSKKFAIHLLSAEQTAEAYAFAGKGKDKAKDIEWHLSELGNPILAKATAIIECELWREYDGGDHAIIVGAVKHLILPAQPVTPMIYHKGKLGPLPTLA; translated from the coding sequence ATGATCGAACCCGGCATTTACAAAGACGTCATGAGCTCGTTCCCGTCCGGCGTCACGGTGGTCACCACCCTCGACCCGGATGGCGGCATCGTCGGCATCACCGCCAGCGCCTTCAGCGCGTTGTCGATTGACCCGGCACTGGTGCTGTTCTGCCCCAACTATGCCTCCGACACCTACCCGGTGCTGCGTGACAGCAAGAAATTCGCAATCCATTTGCTGTCCGCCGAGCAGACCGCCGAGGCCTATGCCTTCGCCGGTAAAGGCAAGGACAAGGCCAAGGACATTGAGTGGCATTTGAGCGAACTGGGTAACCCGATTCTGGCCAAGGCCACGGCGATCATCGAGTGCGAGTTGTGGCGGGAATACGATGGCGGCGATCACGCGATTATCGTTGGCGCAGTGAAGCACCTGATCCTGCCCGCGCAGCCGGTGACGCCGATGATTTATCACAAGGGCAAGTTGGGCCCGTTGCCAACCCTGGCCTGA
- a CDS encoding ABC transporter ATP-binding protein: MSAVIKDASQQNDKPLVSLRKLNKHYGDFAAVDNISLDIKDGEFLTFLGSSGSGKSTTLSMLAGFETPSSGEILVNGESLVNVPPHKRDIGMVFQRYSLFPHLSVRDNIAFPLAIRKLAAAEREKRVDAMLKLVQLEQFAHRRPSQLSGGQQQRVAIARALVYEPRILLMDEPLGALDKKLREDLQDELRQLHRRLGITIVYVTHDQEEAMRLSQRIAIFSHGKIVGLGSGYDLYQNPPNAFVASFLGNSNFLKLKAQGNAAASFEGQSLSIRLTAGLHTDQDVLLMVRPEKAQALSVAQAISEPLPSGWNEVSAKVVEVLFLGESQTCSVVTSGGTSMTVKALSAAGMPLKAGDPVQVRWATADACVYTEWSESDLNKAAGSH; encoded by the coding sequence ATGAGTGCCGTGATCAAAGACGCATCCCAGCAAAACGACAAACCCCTGGTCAGCCTGCGCAAACTGAACAAACACTACGGCGATTTTGCCGCCGTGGACAACATCTCGCTGGACATCAAGGACGGTGAATTCCTCACCTTTCTCGGCTCCAGCGGCTCGGGCAAAAGCACCACGCTGTCGATGCTCGCCGGGTTTGAAACGCCGAGCAGTGGCGAGATCCTCGTCAACGGTGAATCGTTGGTCAATGTGCCTCCGCACAAGCGTGACATCGGCATGGTGTTTCAGCGTTATTCGCTGTTCCCGCACCTGTCGGTGCGCGACAACATTGCGTTTCCTCTGGCGATTCGCAAACTAGCGGCCGCCGAACGTGAAAAGCGTGTCGATGCGATGCTGAAACTGGTGCAGCTTGAGCAATTCGCCCATCGCCGCCCTTCGCAACTCTCGGGCGGCCAGCAACAACGCGTGGCTATTGCCCGGGCGCTGGTTTACGAACCGCGCATTCTGCTGATGGACGAACCGCTCGGCGCGCTGGACAAAAAACTGCGCGAGGATTTGCAGGATGAATTGCGCCAATTGCATCGTCGTCTGGGCATCACCATCGTTTACGTGACCCACGATCAGGAAGAAGCCATGCGCTTGTCGCAACGCATCGCGATTTTCAGTCACGGCAAGATTGTTGGATTGGGCAGTGGTTATGACCTTTATCAGAATCCGCCGAATGCGTTTGTCGCCTCGTTCCTCGGTAACTCGAACTTCCTCAAGCTCAAGGCGCAGGGCAATGCGGCGGCTTCGTTTGAAGGACAGTCATTGTCGATTCGCCTGACCGCTGGGTTGCACACCGATCAGGATGTGTTGCTGATGGTGCGGCCGGAAAAAGCGCAGGCGTTGAGCGTGGCGCAAGCGATCAGCGAACCGTTGCCATCGGGTTGGAACGAGGTTTCAGCGAAGGTCGTAGAAGTGCTGTTTCTCGGCGAAAGCCAGACCTGCAGCGTGGTCACCTCGGGCGGCACCTCAATGACGGTGAAAGCATTGTCAGCCGCGGGCATGCCGCTCAAGGCCGGCGACCCGGTACAAGTGCGCTGGGCCACGGCTGATGCCTGCGTCTACACCGAATGGAGCGAAAGCGACCTCAACAAAGCCGCCGGTTCCCACTGA
- a CDS encoding DUF1330 domain-containing protein: MKAYWIAHVDIADADHYSQYTQRAPAAFAAFGAKFLARGGRSEAMEGRKTPQRSVVIEFESYEKAVACYRSAAYQEAKRYREEWARAEIIIVEGIVPL, translated from the coding sequence ATGAAGGCGTACTGGATTGCTCACGTGGATATAGCCGATGCCGATCACTACAGCCAATACACCCAGCGCGCGCCGGCAGCCTTCGCCGCGTTCGGCGCGAAGTTTCTGGCCAGAGGCGGGCGCAGCGAGGCGATGGAAGGGCGCAAGACGCCACAGCGCAGCGTGGTGATTGAATTCGAAAGCTATGAAAAGGCTGTGGCGTGCTACCGGTCAGCGGCGTATCAAGAAGCGAAACGTTATCGCGAAGAATGGGCTAGGGCGGAAATCATCATCGTCGAGGGCATTGTGCCACTTTAA